In [Mycobacterium] stephanolepidis, the genomic window TTCAGAAGGAAGGAATGTCACATTGGCGAAATTGCAGCTTGCGCAAGACCCGGCCGCCGATGAGTTGCTGGAGGAGAATCCGCTAGCGCTTCTGATCGCCATGCTCCTCGATCAACAGATTCCGATGGAAGTCGCATTCGCGGGGCCCAAGAAGATCGCCGACCGGATCGGCGGTATCGACGCGCACCAGATTGCGGAGTACGACCCCGACAAATTTGTGGCCTTATGTTCCGAACGGCCCGCGATCCATCGCTTTCCCGGCTCGATGGCCAAGCGTGTCCAGGTGCTCGCGCAGGAGATCGTCGATGAGTACGACGGCCGCGCCGAGAACATCTGGAAGAACGGCGATCCGAACGGGGCCGAGCTGCTCAAGCGGCTCAAGGCGCTGCCCGGCTTCGGTGAGCAGAAGGCCAAGATCTTTGTGGCGCTGCTTGGCAAGCAGTACGGAGTTCAGCCCAAGGATTGGCGCAAGGCCGCCGGAAACTATGGCGAGAAGGACACCCACCTATCGGTTGCGGACGTCGTCGATGGCGAGTCGCTCGGGCTGGTGCGCGCCCATAAGAAGGAAATGAAGGCTGCGGCAAAAGCAAAGGCGGCCAAGGCATAAAGCCCTGACCGCCTCGCTTGTGTCGTGAACTACGGCAGCGCCGCGAACAGCGGTGCCGACGGGACCACCCCAACACCGGGGGCGGTGGCGGCGGGCAGCCCGGCGACGGGAGCCGCTGCGGCGGCGGGGATTCCGTTGACCAGGGCCGGCGGAATCAGCGTCTGCTGCACGCCGGCGGGCAGCAGCTTGGGCAGGTTGGTGGCCCACAGATCAACGGTCTGGGTGACACCGTCTGCACCGGGTATCTGCGAAACGCCGGGCACGCTGCTGGTTGCGGGGACAGACGCCGGGGACAGCGCCTGGGCGGCCGCAGGGGTCAGTGCCTGAGCGGCAGCCGGAGGCAGCGCCGGTGCTGCGGGGGCCAGGCCCGGAACCTGAGCGGCCGGTGCCGCGGGAGCGAGGCCCGGAACCTGAGCAGCCGGCGCCGCGGGAGCGACGGCGGGCAGTGCAGGTGCGGCCGGTGCGGCGATGGCGGCGGGTGCCGCGGGAGCAACCGGTGCGGCTGCTGGGGCGTTACCGAAGCCCGAAGCTGCCTGGCCCAGGATCGCGGCGGGGTTGGTCGGGTTCGGCCCCGGGGCGGGGATGGGGTCAGCGCTGGCGGTCGACGCCAGGCCCAGCGCCAGGCCGGCCGACGCGAAGGCCGCGATCGACGCGCCCATGAAGACGTTGGTGATCCGTGACATATTGAACTCCAATGCTGTTTCGCTAGACGTGATTACTGGTGTTAAAAGCCAAGGTAATCCGTTACGCGTGTTACTCAAGTGACGCGTGTGGCGTAGATGGAACCGTTACCAAAACGAGTGAGCGAGGTTATCGAAGCCCCGATGAGAACAGAGCCGACCAGGGCGAATGCCGAGCCCCAGGTTTCGACACGCGGCGCGTCGGCGTGGCGGCGTGTCCGCGAATGGGGTCCGTGGCTGCTCTTGCTGAGCGTCGCGGTGCGCCTCGCCTGGGCGTACCTGACTCCTCATGGCGCCGACCTTGTGGACCTGCATGTGTACGTCAGCGGTCCGGCAACTCTGGGCCACGGCAATCTCTACGAGTTCACATATCCGGACAAGACGCCCGACTTTCCGCTGCCCTTCACCTATCCGCCGTTTGCGGCCGTGGTGTTCTGGCCGCTGCACCTGCTTCCGTTCACCCTGCTCGGGGTGTGCTGGATTCTGGGCACCATCGCCGCGCTCTACGCGGTGGTCAGGCTGAGTCAGCGGTTACTCGGATTCAACGACGCGCGCGGGGCCGCCGTGTGGACGGCCGTGACCATGTGGACCGAGCCGGTGCGTTCGACCCTGGACTACGGGCAAATCAATGTGTTGTTGATGCTGCTGATCATGCTGGCGGTGACTTCCTCGCGTTGGTGGATTTCCGGAACACTGGTGGGACTCGCCAGCGGGGTGAAGCTGACCCCTTTGGTCTCCGGCCTCTACTTCCTGGGCGCGCGTCGCTGGGCGACCGCCATGTGGGCCGCGGTGGTCTTTGTGCTGACCGTGCTGGTGGGTGTGGCGATCGTCGGAGCGCAGGGCCGGTACTACTTCACCGACCTGTTGGGTAAGCCGGACCGGATCGGGCCGATCGCCACCGTGTTCAACCAGTCCTGGCGGGGTGGGATCTCCAGGATTCTCGGCCACGACGCGGGCTCGGGAGCACTGGTGCTGGCGGCGTACCTGGTGACAGCGGTACTGGCCTTTTTCGCCTGGCGGGCCGTGGACGACAGGCTGGGGCGGATCTGCGTGGTGCAGATGTTCGGTCTGCTCATCTCGCCCATCTCGTGGACCCACCATTGGGTGTGGATGGTTCCGTTCATGGTGTGGCTGCTCCACGGGCCCTGGCGAGAAAAATTGGGCGCGAAGATCTTTGGGTACGGATGGCTGGTGCTCTTGCTGGTTGGGGTGCCCTGGCTGCTTAGCTTCGCCCAACCGGACATCTGGCGTATCGATCGGCCCTGGCCGTTGGCATGGGCCGGGCTGGTGGACATTGTGGCGGCAATGGCGACGTTGACCTGGATGGCGGTGACGGGGCGGCGAATCCGTAGCGCCTAGACGCAGTGCGGCGCGGTCGGCGCGGTCGGCTACCGTGGCGCCATGTCTGAACACTGGACCGTCCTGGTCACCGGCGCCTCCAGCGGAATCGGCGCGAGCGCGGCCCGGATCTTCGTCGAGCGCGGGCACCGCGTCTTCGGTACCAGCCGTAATCTGGACACCATCACCGACCGCATCACCGGGGTGCAGTATCTGCGGCTGGACCAAACCGACAAGGCCAGCATCGCCGAATGTGTCGCGCAGGCGGGCGAGGTGGACATCCTGGTCAACAACGCCGGAGAAAGTCAGATCGGCGCGCTGGAAGACATCTCCATCGATGACTTCGAGAAGCTGTACACCACCAATGTCTTTGGGCCCGTGGCGCTTACCAAGGCGGTGCTACCCGGGATGCGAGAACGGCGCCGCGGCGCCATCGTGATGGTGGGGTCGATGGCGGGCACCCTGCACGTGCCCTTCCGGTCCACCTACAGCTCGGCGAAATCGGCGTTGCACACCGTGGCCGACTGCCTGCGGTACGAGGTCGCGCCGTTCGGGATCACGGTAAGCACCGTGGAACCCGGCGTCATCGCCACAGGGATCGAGACGCGGCGCAACCGTGTCGTGGCCGAGGGATCCGCCTATCGTGAAGCGTTCCAGACGGTCGACGCGGCCATGGCGGCGCGGGAACAGCACGGCATGGCCACCGACGAGCTGGCGCGCCTGGTTGTGGACGTGGCACTGAATCCGAATCCGAAGCCTTTGTACGCCAAGGGCAGTAATGCTCCGCTCATCATGGCCGCACAACGGCTGCTGCCCGCTCGGCTGTTCCTCAAGTTCCTGGCGCGCATGCACGGACTGAAGGTGAGATAGAGCATGTTTCCCATATCTCCCCAAGGGGCCCACCCCACGGGATCCTCGGATGCCTTCCACTCCAAGGACATCGGCAGGCTGCTGCTGCAATGCCCGGACCGGATCGGTGTGGTCGCCGCCGTCAGCGCGTTCCTGGCCGATGCCGGTGCGAGCATCATCTCGCTGGCGCAGTATTCGACGGAACCGCAGGGTGGCTGGTTCATGCAGCGCACCGTCTTTCACCGGTCCGGACTCACCGCCGCGCGCGAAGACATGGAGAAGCAATTCGCTTCCATCGCCGAAGAATTCGACATCCAGTACCGATTCAGTGAGGCTGCCAAGCCCAAGAGGGTCGCGATCATGGTGTCACGTACAGATCACTGTCTACTGGACCTGCTGTGGCGCAACCGTCGCGGCGAGCTCGACATGTCGATCGTGATGGTGATCTCCAATCACGCCGACCTTGCCGAGCAGGTGCGCTCGTTTGGGCTGCCCTTCGTGCACATCCCGGCGACTCGCGAGAACCGCGCCGAAGCCGAACGCAAGCAGTTGGACTTGCTGCAGGGAAACGTCGACCTGGTGGTCCTGGCGCGATACATGCAGATCCTGTCGCCGGATTTTCTCAACGAGATCAGTTGCCCGCTGATCAACATCCACCATTCGTTCCTTCCCGCGTTCACCGGCGCCATGCCGTATCGACGTGCACGGGAACGCGGCGTGAAAATGATCGGTGCCACGGCGCATTACGTAACGGCGGAGCTGGACGAGGGACCGATCATCGAGCAGGACGTGATCCGGGTCGACCACACGCACACCGTCGAAGACCTGGTCCGACTCGGCTCCGACGTGGAACGCCTGGTGCTGTCGCGTGCGGTTGCCTGGCACTGCGAGGACCGGGTCATGCTGCATGGCAACGTCACCGCGATCTTGTAAGGCTGCGCGGCGCCCGAGTTCCTCGGCATCCACTGTCCTGTTGCCCGCGTCTATGCGACAACTAGGGCAGTGCAGAGCCGGTAACACGTTTTGTCGCATAGAGGCGGGCAGGGCCGATGTGGCACGGACCTAGCGGCTGGTCTGCGCGTCAACGGTTTCGGCCAGCGCCAGATCCTTGTCGGTGATACCACCTTCGGAATGCGTGGACAGCACGAACGTCACTGTGCGCCATCGGATATCGATATCCGGGTGGTGATCTGCAGCTTCCGCGTGCTCGGCAATGCGGCGCACCGCGTCGATTCCGTCGAGAAAGGCGTCGAACGTGACGACGCGGCGCAGCGAGTCGCCCTCGCGGGTCCACCCGGGAAGTTCGGCGAGCGCTGCGTTGATCTGGTCATCGGTGAGCAGGGCCATCAACTCAACGTATAGCGTCGACCACCATGGCGATAGTGGTCGCGGGCGCGGTGATCGATGGCGACAAGCTGCTCATTGCGCAGCGATCCAAACCTGCCGATTTGGCCGGGCAATGGGAGCTCCCGGGCGGCAAGGTCGCCGAGGGCGAATCGGAGCCGCAGGCGCTTGCCCGGGAGCTACGCGAGGAACTCGGGATCGATGTCGAGGTTGGCACCCGCATCGGCGAGGACGTCGTTGTCGGGAACCTCGTGCTGCGTGCCTATCGCGCACGCTCGCACGACGGCGGCATCCCTCATCCGCATGAGCATCTGGCCCTGCGTTGGGTCACCGCCGACGAACTCGACACCGTGGAATGGGTCGCCGCGGACGCGGGATGGATCCCCGCGCTGCGGGCGGCGCTAGTGGGCGCGCGCCCGGTGTAGCACCTTTTTGAGCTCCTTATCGGAGAGCCCGTGCTGCTCGGCTTTTTGCATCTTGTGCACCACAAGAGGGCACTTCATGCAGCGCGGTTTGCTCTTACAGCACTTCTTTTTGGGCTTGAGTCGTGCGACCTTGCTGGCCTTCACTGAGGGTCCTACTTCTGGGTCTAAATGTGTCTTGGGCTGTGTTTGCGTCTATGTCGGGCGTCACACGTGATAACGCCAGTTTCGTGAACAGGGGTCCTCACTGCCAGAATTGGCAGACGTGACCCACAGTTTCCGGAACGTAGCCATTGTTGCGCACGTCGACCACGGCAAGACAACCCTGGTCGACGCGATGCTCAAACAATCGGGTGCGCTCACGCACCGAGGTGATGACGCCGTCGAGCGCCTGATGGACTCCGGTGACCTGGAGAAGGAAAAGGGCATCACCATCCTGGCCAAGAACACCGCGGTGCACCGGCACCACGCGGATGGCTCCATGACGGTCATCAACGTCATCGACACCCCCGGCCACGCCGACTTCGGCGGCGAGGTGGAGCGCGGCCTGTCGATGGTCGACGGAGTGCTGCTGCTGGTGGACGCCTCCGAGGGGCCCCTCCCACAGACCCGGTTCGTGCTGCGCAAGGCCCTTTCCGCGCACCTGCCGGTGATCCTCGTCGTCAATAAGACCGACCGCCCCGATGCGCGCATCGCCGAGGTCGTCGAGGAGAGCCACGACCTGCTGCTCGATGTGGCCTCTGACCTCGACGAGGAAGCACAGGCGGCCGCCGAGAAGGCGCTCGATCTGCCCACGCTGTACGCATCGGGCCGCGCCGGTATCGCCAGCACCACCGAGCCCCCGAACGGCGAAAACCCGGACGGTGAGAACCTCGACCCGCTCTTCGACGTCCTGCTCGAGCACATCCCGCCGCCCAAGGGCGACCCCGAAGCACCGCTGCAGGCCCTGGTCACCAACCTGGATGCCTCGGCATTCCTGGGCCGGCTCGCGCTGATCCGCATCTACAACGGGCGGATCCGCAAGGGGCAGCAGATCGCGTGGATGCGCGAAGTGGATGGCCACCCCGTCATCACCAACGCGAAGATCACCGAGCTGCTCGCCACCGAAGGTGTTGACCGCAGCCCCACCGAAGAGGCGGTCGCCGGTGACATCGTCGCCGTCGCGGGCATGTCCGAGATCATGATCGGCGACACGCTCGCCGACCCCGATCACGCGCACGCACTGCCGCGCATCACCGTCGACGAGCCCGCCATCTCGGTGACCATCGGCACCAACAGCTCGCCGCTGGCGGGCAAGGTGTCCGGGCACAAGCTGACCGCACGCATGGTCAAGTCACGGCTGGACTCCGAACTCATCGGCAACGTGTCCATCAAGGTGGTCGACGTCGGCCGTCCGGACGCCTGGGAGGTGCAGGGCCGTGGGGAACTGGCGCTGGCCATCCTCGTCGAGCAGATGCGCCGTGAGGGCTTCGAACTGACCGTCGGCAAGCCACAGGTGGTCACCCGGCACATCGACGGCAAGCTGCATGAGCCGTTCGAGGCCATGACCATCGACTGTCCCGAGGAATTCGTGGGTGCCATCACCCAGCTGATGGCCGCCCGCAAGGGCCGTATGGAGGAGATGGCCAACCATGCCGCGGGATGGGTCCGCATGGACTTCATCGTGCCGTCGCGTGGCCTCATCGGATTCCGCACCGACTTCCTGACGCTGACCCGCGGCACCGGTATCGCGAACGCCGTCTTCGAGGGCTACCGCCCGTGGGCGGGCGAGATCCGCGCGCGGCACACCGGATCGCTCGTGTCCGACCGGACCGGCAGCATCACCCCGTTCGCGATGATCCAGCTCGCCGACCGCGGGCAGTTCTTCGTGGAGCCGGGTGAAGACACCTACGAGGGCCAGGTCGTCGGGATCAACCCGCGAGCCGAGGACCTTGACGTCAACGTCACCCGTGAGAAGAAGCTGACGAACATGCGCTCGTCGACCGCCGATGTCATGGAGACCCTGGCGCGGCCCATCGAGCTCGACCTCGAGCAGGCCATGGAGTTCTGTGCGGCCGACGAATGTGTCGAGGTGACCCCGGAAATCGTGCGCGTGCGCAAGGTTGACCTGGATGCCAACACCCGGGCGCGCAATCGCTCACGGGCGAAGGCGGCCGCCAACAACAGCTAGGTTTGGCCGATGGCTTGTCGTATCAGCGAGCTCGTGCTCGATTGTCGCGACCCGGAGGCGCTGGCACGGTTCTGGTGCGAGGTTCTGGACTTCGTCGTGCTGAGTCGTGAGGAGGACGGCTCGTTGGAGATCGGACCCCGCGAAGGGTTCGGCGGCCTGCAGCCGACGCTGTTCCTGAGTTTCAGTGCTGAGACGCGCTCCGGGAAATCGCGGCTGCATATCGACGTGAACCCCACCGACCGCGATCAGGACGCCGAGCTCGAACGCCTCCTGAAGCTCGGCGCCCGGCCGGCCGACATCGGTCAGACCGGCCAGGAGCAATGGCATGTCTTGGCCGACCCCGAGGGTAACGAGTTCTGCCTGCTCAAAGCTCGTCTCAAGGAGCTCTGAGACTTGCCGCCTCGCATCGTCG contains:
- a CDS encoding mannosyltransferase, with product MRTEPTRANAEPQVSTRGASAWRRVREWGPWLLLLSVAVRLAWAYLTPHGADLVDLHVYVSGPATLGHGNLYEFTYPDKTPDFPLPFTYPPFAAVVFWPLHLLPFTLLGVCWILGTIAALYAVVRLSQRLLGFNDARGAAVWTAVTMWTEPVRSTLDYGQINVLLMLLIMLAVTSSRWWISGTLVGLASGVKLTPLVSGLYFLGARRWATAMWAAVVFVLTVLVGVAIVGAQGRYYFTDLLGKPDRIGPIATVFNQSWRGGISRILGHDAGSGALVLAAYLVTAVLAFFAWRAVDDRLGRICVVQMFGLLISPISWTHHWVWMVPFMVWLLHGPWREKLGAKIFGYGWLVLLLVGVPWLLSFAQPDIWRIDRPWPLAWAGLVDIVAAMATLTWMAVTGRRIRSA
- a CDS encoding VOC family protein gives rise to the protein MACRISELVLDCRDPEALARFWCEVLDFVVLSREEDGSLEIGPREGFGGLQPTLFLSFSAETRSGKSRLHIDVNPTDRDQDAELERLLKLGARPADIGQTGQEQWHVLADPEGNEFCLLKARLKEL
- a CDS encoding (deoxy)nucleoside triphosphate pyrophosphohydrolase, with the protein product MAIVVAGAVIDGDKLLIAQRSKPADLAGQWELPGGKVAEGESEPQALARELREELGIDVEVGTRIGEDVVVGNLVLRAYRARSHDGGIPHPHEHLALRWVTADELDTVEWVAADAGWIPALRAALVGARPV
- the typA gene encoding translational GTPase TypA, with amino-acid sequence MTHSFRNVAIVAHVDHGKTTLVDAMLKQSGALTHRGDDAVERLMDSGDLEKEKGITILAKNTAVHRHHADGSMTVINVIDTPGHADFGGEVERGLSMVDGVLLLVDASEGPLPQTRFVLRKALSAHLPVILVVNKTDRPDARIAEVVEESHDLLLDVASDLDEEAQAAAEKALDLPTLYASGRAGIASTTEPPNGENPDGENLDPLFDVLLEHIPPPKGDPEAPLQALVTNLDASAFLGRLALIRIYNGRIRKGQQIAWMREVDGHPVITNAKITELLATEGVDRSPTEEAVAGDIVAVAGMSEIMIGDTLADPDHAHALPRITVDEPAISVTIGTNSSPLAGKVSGHKLTARMVKSRLDSELIGNVSIKVVDVGRPDAWEVQGRGELALAILVEQMRREGFELTVGKPQVVTRHIDGKLHEPFEAMTIDCPEEFVGAITQLMAARKGRMEEMANHAAGWVRMDFIVPSRGLIGFRTDFLTLTRGTGIANAVFEGYRPWAGEIRARHTGSLVSDRTGSITPFAMIQLADRGQFFVEPGEDTYEGQVVGINPRAEDLDVNVTREKKLTNMRSSTADVMETLARPIELDLEQAMEFCAADECVEVTPEIVRVRKVDLDANTRARNRSRAKAAANNS
- a CDS encoding HhH-GPD-type base excision DNA repair protein, translating into MQLAQDPAADELLEENPLALLIAMLLDQQIPMEVAFAGPKKIADRIGGIDAHQIAEYDPDKFVALCSERPAIHRFPGSMAKRVQVLAQEIVDEYDGRAENIWKNGDPNGAELLKRLKALPGFGEQKAKIFVALLGKQYGVQPKDWRKAAGNYGEKDTHLSVADVVDGESLGLVRAHKKEMKAAAKAKAAKA
- a CDS encoding SDR family oxidoreductase yields the protein MSEHWTVLVTGASSGIGASAARIFVERGHRVFGTSRNLDTITDRITGVQYLRLDQTDKASIAECVAQAGEVDILVNNAGESQIGALEDISIDDFEKLYTTNVFGPVALTKAVLPGMRERRRGAIVMVGSMAGTLHVPFRSTYSSAKSALHTVADCLRYEVAPFGITVSTVEPGVIATGIETRRNRVVAEGSAYREAFQTVDAAMAAREQHGMATDELARLVVDVALNPNPKPLYAKGSNAPLIMAAQRLLPARLFLKFLARMHGLKVR
- the purU gene encoding formyltetrahydrofolate deformylase, encoding MSPQGAHPTGSSDAFHSKDIGRLLLQCPDRIGVVAAVSAFLADAGASIISLAQYSTEPQGGWFMQRTVFHRSGLTAAREDMEKQFASIAEEFDIQYRFSEAAKPKRVAIMVSRTDHCLLDLLWRNRRGELDMSIVMVISNHADLAEQVRSFGLPFVHIPATRENRAEAERKQLDLLQGNVDLVVLARYMQILSPDFLNEISCPLINIHHSFLPAFTGAMPYRRARERGVKMIGATAHYVTAELDEGPIIEQDVIRVDHTHTVEDLVRLGSDVERLVLSRAVAWHCEDRVMLHGNVTAIL
- a CDS encoding 4a-hydroxytetrahydrobiopterin dehydratase, whose translation is MALLTDDQINAALAELPGWTREGDSLRRVVTFDAFLDGIDAVRRIAEHAEAADHHPDIDIRWRTVTFVLSTHSEGGITDKDLALAETVDAQTSR